From the genome of Streptomyces sp. NBC_01341, one region includes:
- a CDS encoding glycerophosphodiester phosphodiesterase — translation MGVEPENTLRSFAHAEQAGMDAVELDLHLSKDGALAVMHDASVDRTTDGQGLIAEKTLGELRELDAGQGERVPVFEEVLDAVRSPLQAEIKDVAAARALADVMLRRGLAGRVEVSSFHDEAVAEIAQLVPGVRTVLIASRWEGDVVDRAKTVGAATLALNIRRLTLEVVEQAHAEGLKVIGWVVNTQDHLRLVRALGLDGATTDYPEIRRAGRFTA, via the coding sequence ATGGGTGTCGAACCGGAGAACACGCTGCGCTCGTTCGCGCACGCGGAGCAGGCCGGCATGGACGCCGTCGAACTGGATCTCCATCTGAGCAAGGACGGCGCACTCGCCGTGATGCACGACGCGTCCGTGGACCGGACCACGGACGGACAGGGACTGATCGCGGAGAAGACGCTCGGGGAGCTTCGCGAGCTCGACGCCGGGCAGGGCGAGCGGGTGCCCGTGTTCGAGGAGGTCCTCGACGCCGTCCGGTCACCGCTCCAGGCGGAGATCAAGGACGTGGCGGCGGCTCGGGCCCTGGCGGACGTGATGCTGCGCCGTGGCCTGGCCGGCCGCGTGGAGGTGTCCTCGTTCCACGACGAGGCCGTCGCAGAGATCGCGCAGCTGGTTCCGGGGGTCAGGACGGTCCTCATCGCCAGCCGCTGGGAGGGCGACGTGGTGGACCGGGCGAAGACGGTCGGTGCCGCGACGCTGGCCCTCAACATCCGCCGCCTCACCCTGGAGGTGGTCGAGCAGGCGCACGCGGAGGGCCTGAAGGTGATCGGCTGGGTCGTGAACACCCAGGACCATCTGCGTCTGGTGCGCGCGCTGGGTCTGGACGGCGCGACGACCGACTACCCGGAGATCCGCCGCGCGGGCCGCTTCACCGCGTGA
- a CDS encoding DUF6421 family protein: MTEILEQTAAAGATTAAQRVVEHPAWPALKSAVEELRPWQSKDGSIDLEAENAPAAEAAASVVERVITAVERLSPLLPHDAAYHRALVADLRRWVADGFGVPDFLDSLLAFQPAKNRADGLQHLVVFAMYTQNGNPDRNLEAVVLRMVWPEWLAELEATRYDNPLFCGITFEDFTAGYDTNSAVLFPETIAVREAPERFSWGGIFCDREAARFRRVTEASVDLLGLELPDDIKDMLGDQKRCEQAFVLWDMVHDRTHSHGDLPFDPFMIKQRQPFWMYGLEELRCDLTAFREAVKLESDGFGQGRDVQFAVLFDRMFRFPVTGERVRNYDGLGGQLLFAYLHKHDVVRWTDNTLKIDWARAPQITNQLCAEIETLYREGIDRPKLVHWFAAYDLVATYLSPHPGSRWAKGPDALDLDQPPRKLVDDVLPDEFPLSMFYEALSKKLKRVIASTKGITAADAGRAAA, encoded by the coding sequence ATGACGGAAATTCTTGAGCAGACCGCCGCCGCCGGTGCGACAACTGCTGCCCAGCGGGTCGTGGAGCACCCGGCCTGGCCCGCGCTCAAGAGTGCCGTGGAGGAACTGCGTCCCTGGCAGTCCAAGGACGGCTCCATAGACCTGGAGGCCGAGAACGCCCCCGCCGCCGAGGCTGCCGCCTCCGTCGTCGAGCGGGTGATCACCGCCGTCGAGCGGCTCTCCCCGCTGCTCCCGCACGACGCGGCCTACCACCGTGCGCTCGTAGCGGACCTGCGCCGCTGGGTCGCGGACGGCTTCGGCGTCCCGGACTTCCTCGACTCCCTGCTGGCCTTCCAGCCCGCCAAGAACCGCGCCGACGGCCTCCAGCACCTGGTCGTGTTCGCGATGTACACGCAGAACGGCAACCCCGACCGCAATCTCGAAGCCGTCGTGCTGCGGATGGTCTGGCCGGAGTGGCTGGCCGAGCTCGAGGCCACGCGTTACGACAACCCGCTGTTCTGCGGCATCACCTTCGAGGACTTCACCGCGGGATACGACACCAACTCCGCCGTCCTGTTCCCCGAGACCATCGCCGTGCGCGAGGCCCCGGAGCGCTTCAGCTGGGGCGGCATCTTCTGCGACCGCGAGGCCGCCCGCTTCCGCCGGGTGACCGAGGCGTCGGTCGACCTGCTCGGCCTCGAACTGCCTGACGACATCAAGGACATGCTCGGCGACCAGAAGCGCTGCGAGCAGGCGTTCGTGCTCTGGGACATGGTCCACGACCGCACCCACAGCCACGGTGACCTGCCCTTCGACCCCTTCATGATCAAGCAGCGGCAGCCGTTCTGGATGTACGGGCTCGAAGAGCTGCGCTGCGACCTCACCGCCTTCAGGGAGGCCGTGAAGCTGGAGTCGGACGGCTTCGGCCAGGGCCGTGACGTGCAGTTCGCGGTCCTCTTCGACCGGATGTTCCGCTTCCCCGTCACCGGCGAGCGCGTGCGCAACTACGACGGTCTCGGCGGCCAGCTGCTCTTCGCCTACCTCCACAAGCACGACGTGGTCCGCTGGACCGACAACACGCTCAAGATCGACTGGGCCCGCGCCCCGCAGATCACCAACCAGCTCTGCGCTGAGATCGAGACGCTCTACCGCGAGGGCATCGACCGCCCGAAGCTGGTGCACTGGTTCGCGGCGTACGACCTCGTCGCGACCTATCTTTCTCCGCACCCGGGCTCCCGCTGGGCCAAGGGCCCGGACGCCTTGGACCTCGATCAACCGCCCCGTAAGCTCGTCGACGACGTGCTTCCGGACGAGTTTCCCCTGAGCATGTTCTATGAGGCGCTCTCGAAGAAGCTGAAGCGTGTGATCGCCTCCACCAAGGGGATCACTGCGGCGGATGCCGGGCGGGCAGCCGCGTGA
- a CDS encoding SDR family oxidoreductase, producing MNATGRADSGALEGAVVAVAGAAGPAGRATLLRLAEAGATVVASDANPERLAEAVDAARYAHGGATVTGDTVDLLDPEAARDWAFKTEKEFGRVDGLVHLVGGWRGSAGFAETSLADWDFLEKLLIRTVQSTSLAFHDVLGRSDRGRYVLISAAGASSPTAGNAAYSASKAAAEAWTLALADAFRKAGGEQGPTAAAAILVVKALVHDAMRAERPQAKFAGFTDVQELAEAIAGVWDKPAGELNGKRLWLTPQP from the coding sequence ATGAACGCAACAGGCAGGGCCGACAGCGGCGCGCTCGAGGGGGCGGTCGTCGCGGTGGCCGGAGCGGCGGGACCGGCAGGGCGGGCGACCCTGCTCAGGCTCGCCGAGGCGGGCGCGACCGTTGTCGCGTCCGACGCGAACCCCGAACGGCTGGCGGAAGCGGTCGACGCCGCGCGGTACGCCCACGGTGGGGCGACGGTCACCGGTGACACCGTCGATCTGCTCGACCCGGAAGCCGCCCGCGACTGGGCCTTCAAGACGGAGAAGGAATTCGGCCGTGTCGACGGCCTGGTCCACCTCGTCGGGGGCTGGCGCGGCAGCGCGGGCTTCGCCGAGACCAGTCTGGCGGACTGGGACTTCCTCGAGAAGCTCCTGATCCGGACCGTGCAGTCCACCTCGCTGGCCTTCCACGACGTGCTGGGGCGCAGCGACCGGGGACGTTACGTGCTGATCAGTGCGGCGGGTGCCAGCAGCCCCACTGCGGGCAACGCGGCCTACTCCGCCTCCAAGGCCGCCGCCGAGGCCTGGACGCTCGCACTCGCCGACGCCTTCCGCAAGGCGGGGGGCGAGCAGGGCCCGACGGCGGCTGCTGCGATCCTGGTGGTCAAGGCACTGGTGCACGACGCGATGCGCGCCGAGCGCCCCCAAGCGAAGTTCGCGGGCTTCACGGACGTCCAGGAGCTGGCCGAGGCCATCGCCGGCGTCTGGGACAAGCCCGCCGGAGAATTGAACGGAAAGCGTCTGTGGCTGACCCCGCAACCGTAA
- a CDS encoding threonine aldolase family protein, with translation MADPATVRTDARRHHDPQVRGFASDNYAGVHPEVLAALALANGGHQVAYGEDDYTDHLQRVMHSHFGPTAEAFPVFNGTGANVTALQALTDRWGAVICAESAHINVDEGGAPERVGGLKLLTVPTPDGKLTPELIDREAYGWDDEHRAMPQVVSITQNTELGTVYTPREIRAICEHAHERGMKVHLDGARIANAAASLDVPMRTFTNTVGVDVLSFGGTKNGALFGEAVVVLNPDSVRAMKHLRKLSMQLASKMRFVSVQLEALLAGDLWLRNARHANAMAQRLADGVRTVDGVEILYPVEANAVFARLPHEVSERLQKRFRFYFWDEKAGDVRWMCAFDTREEDVDAFVQALKEEMAR, from the coding sequence GTGGCTGACCCCGCAACCGTAAGGACCGACGCGCGACGTCATCACGATCCGCAGGTACGCGGCTTCGCCAGTGACAACTACGCCGGTGTGCACCCCGAGGTACTCGCGGCCCTCGCCCTCGCGAACGGCGGCCACCAGGTCGCCTACGGGGAGGACGACTACACGGATCACCTGCAGCGGGTCATGCACAGCCACTTCGGCCCCACCGCCGAGGCGTTCCCGGTGTTCAACGGCACGGGGGCCAACGTCACCGCGCTCCAGGCGCTGACCGACCGGTGGGGCGCGGTGATCTGCGCCGAGTCCGCGCACATCAACGTGGACGAGGGTGGCGCACCGGAGCGCGTGGGCGGGCTCAAGCTGCTCACCGTGCCCACCCCGGACGGAAAGCTGACCCCCGAGCTCATCGACCGCGAGGCGTACGGCTGGGACGACGAGCACCGGGCGATGCCGCAGGTCGTGTCGATCACCCAGAACACCGAGCTCGGCACGGTCTACACGCCCCGTGAGATCCGCGCCATCTGCGAGCATGCCCACGAGCGGGGCATGAAGGTGCACCTCGACGGTGCCCGGATAGCGAACGCCGCCGCGTCGCTGGACGTGCCGATGCGCACGTTCACCAACACGGTCGGCGTCGACGTGCTGTCCTTCGGCGGCACCAAGAACGGCGCGCTCTTCGGTGAGGCCGTCGTCGTCCTGAACCCGGACTCCGTCCGCGCCATGAAGCATCTGCGGAAACTGTCGATGCAGCTCGCCTCCAAGATGCGCTTCGTCTCGGTCCAGCTGGAGGCGCTGCTGGCAGGGGACCTGTGGCTGCGCAACGCGCGCCACGCCAATGCCATGGCCCAGCGGCTCGCCGACGGGGTCCGCACGGTCGACGGGGTGGAGATCCTTTATCCGGTGGAGGCCAACGCCGTCTTCGCGCGCCTGCCGCACGAGGTGAGCGAGCGACTGCAGAAGCGTTTCCGGTTCTACTTCTGGGACGAGAAGGCCGGCGACGTCCGCTGGATGTGCGCCTTCGACACCCGCGAGGAGGACGTGGACGCCTTCGTCCAGGCGCTCAAGGAGGAGATGGCCCGCTGA
- a CDS encoding lysophospholipid acyltransferase family protein codes for MAELVYRPVIGAARTLFKALDLKIDTQGSEHIPKTGGAVLVSNHISYLDFIFTGLGALPQKRLVRFMAKDSVFRHKVSGPLMRGMKHIPVDRAQGEDAYAHALASLRSGEIVGVFPEATISQSFTLKSFKSGAARLAQEAGVPLVPMALWGTQRIWTKGRPRNFKRSHTPITIRLGEAMEAPADQYAGAITRRLRERVQELLEAAQRAYPVRPKDATDTWWVPAHLGGTAPTAAEVRELG; via the coding sequence ATGGCAGAGCTCGTCTATCGGCCGGTCATCGGCGCCGCTCGCACGCTGTTCAAGGCGCTCGACCTGAAGATCGACACCCAGGGTTCGGAGCACATCCCGAAGACCGGTGGCGCGGTTCTGGTCAGTAACCACATCAGCTATCTGGACTTCATCTTCACCGGACTCGGCGCCCTGCCGCAGAAGCGGCTCGTCCGCTTCATGGCGAAGGACTCGGTGTTCCGTCACAAGGTCTCCGGCCCCCTGATGCGCGGCATGAAGCACATCCCCGTGGACCGCGCGCAGGGCGAGGACGCCTACGCGCACGCGCTCGCGTCCCTGCGCTCGGGTGAGATCGTCGGCGTGTTCCCCGAGGCGACCATCTCGCAGTCGTTCACGCTCAAGAGCTTCAAGTCGGGCGCGGCTCGGCTGGCCCAGGAGGCCGGCGTGCCGCTCGTCCCGATGGCGCTCTGGGGTACCCAGCGCATCTGGACCAAGGGGCGCCCGCGCAACTTCAAGCGCAGCCACACCCCGATCACGATCCGCCTCGGCGAGGCCATGGAGGCACCGGCCGACCAGTACGCGGGCGCGATCACCCGCCGGCTGCGCGAGCGCGTCCAGGAACTCCTGGAGGCCGCGCAGCGGGCCTATCCCGTACGCCCCAAGGACGCGACGGATACCTGGTGGGTGCCGGCGCACCTGGGCGGCACGGCTCCGACCGCCGCCGAGGTGCGCGAGCTCGGCTGA
- a CDS encoding TlpA family protein disulfide reductase — protein MDGLKADGTLDAARLGAELGGRATLVQFSSAFCQPCRATRRVLAEVAGMVEGVTHIEVDAEARLELVRSLGITRTPTVLVLDAAGRVVRRATGQPRTADVVAALGQAM, from the coding sequence ATGGACGGGCTGAAGGCCGACGGCACCCTGGACGCCGCCCGACTGGGCGCGGAACTCGGGGGCAGGGCGACCCTCGTGCAGTTCTCGAGCGCGTTCTGTCAGCCCTGCCGTGCCACCCGACGCGTCCTTGCCGAGGTCGCCGGGATGGTGGAGGGGGTCACCCACATCGAGGTCGACGCCGAGGCCCGTCTCGAGCTGGTCCGCAGCCTCGGCATCACCAGGACGCCCACCGTGCTGGTGCTCGACGCGGCCGGCCGCGTGGTCCGGCGGGCGACCGGTCAGCCGCGCACCGCGGATGTCGTGGCCGCGCTGGGGCAGGCGATGTGA
- a CDS encoding flavin reductase family protein: MTASPGLGTSRTAAPELLRSVFRQHAAGVAVITAAGDCPVGFTATSLNSVAAEPPLISFGVGTASSSWPVVAEAEHVGVHLLGEEQRDLAATFARSGADRFGPSTRWRDGPEGVPLLDGVVAWLVCRVVARIPAGDHRIVIAEVESGDPSGGGRPLVYHRGRFTALRD; the protein is encoded by the coding sequence ATGACGGCCTCGCCCGGCCTCGGCACTTCCCGGACGGCTGCACCCGAACTCCTGCGATCCGTGTTCCGGCAGCACGCCGCCGGAGTGGCTGTGATCACGGCCGCAGGGGACTGCCCCGTGGGCTTCACCGCGACATCGCTCAACTCCGTCGCCGCCGAACCTCCGCTCATCTCCTTCGGCGTGGGCACGGCGTCCTCCAGCTGGCCCGTGGTCGCGGAGGCGGAGCACGTAGGCGTGCACCTGCTCGGCGAGGAGCAGCGGGATCTCGCCGCGACCTTCGCCCGCAGCGGTGCCGACCGGTTCGGCCCGTCCACCCGCTGGCGTGACGGGCCGGAGGGCGTACCCCTGCTCGACGGGGTGGTGGCCTGGCTGGTCTGCCGTGTGGTGGCCAGGATTCCGGCGGGCGATCACCGCATCGTGATCGCCGAGGTGGAGTCGGGGGACCCGTCCGGGGGTGGCCGGCCGCTGGTCTACCACCGAGGTCGTTTCACGGCTCTGCGAGACTGA
- a CDS encoding electron transfer flavoprotein subunit beta/FixA family protein has translation MSLRIVVCVKYVPDATGDRHFADDLTLDRDDVDGLLSELDEYAVEQALQIADEADDAEITVLTVGPEDAKDALRKALSMGADKAVHVEDDDLHGTDVIGTSLVLAKAVEKTGYDLVICGMASTDGTMGVLPALLAERLGVPQVTLLSEVSVDGGTVKGRRDGDSASEQLEASLPAVVSVTDQSGEARYPSFKGIMAAKKKPVESLDLEDLEIEADEVGLGGSWTAVDSAAERPARTAGTIVKDEGEGGKQLAEFLAGQKFI, from the coding sequence GTGAGCTTGAGGATCGTTGTCTGTGTGAAGTACGTGCCCGACGCCACCGGCGACCGGCACTTCGCCGATGACCTGACCCTGGACCGTGACGACGTCGACGGTCTGCTGTCGGAGCTCGACGAGTACGCCGTCGAGCAGGCGCTGCAGATCGCCGACGAGGCGGACGACGCGGAGATCACCGTGCTCACGGTGGGCCCCGAGGACGCCAAGGACGCGCTGCGCAAGGCGCTGTCGATGGGCGCCGACAAGGCCGTCCACGTCGAGGACGACGACCTGCACGGCACCGACGTCATCGGCACCTCGCTGGTGCTGGCCAAGGCGGTCGAGAAGACCGGCTACGACCTGGTCATCTGCGGCATGGCCTCGACGGACGGCACCATGGGCGTCCTCCCGGCGCTGCTCGCGGAGCGCCTCGGCGTCCCGCAGGTCACGCTGCTCTCCGAGGTCTCCGTCGACGGCGGCACGGTCAAGGGCCGTCGCGACGGCGACTCCGCGAGCGAGCAGCTCGAGGCGTCCCTCCCCGCCGTGGTCTCCGTGACCGACCAGTCGGGCGAGGCCCGCTACCCGTCGTTCAAGGGCATCATGGCGGCCAAGAAGAAGCCGGTCGAGTCCCTGGACCTCGAGGACCTCGAGATCGAGGCGGACGAGGTCGGCCTGGGCGGCTCGTGGACCGCGGTCGACTCCGCGGCCGAGCGTCCGGCCCGCACGGCGGGCACGATCGTCAAGGACGAGGGTGAGGGCGGCAAGCAGCTGGCCGAGTTCCTCGCGGGCCAGAAGTTCATCTAG
- a CDS encoding electron transfer flavoprotein subunit alpha/FixB family protein — protein sequence MAEVLVYVDHVDGAVRKPTLELLTLARRIGEPVAVALGNGAADTAAVLAEHGAVKVLTADAPEFSDYLVVPKVDALQAAYDAVSPAAVLLPSSAEAKEIAARLALRIGSGIITDAVDLEAGDEGPVATQSAFAASYTTKSRVSKGVPVITVKPNSAAVEAAPAAGAVEALAVSFSATATGTKVLSRTPRESTGRPELTEAAIVVSGGRGVNGAENFAIIEALADSLGAAVGASRAAVDAGWYPHTNQVGQTGKSVSPQLYIASGISGAIQHRAGMQTSKTIVAVNKDAEAPIFDLVDYGVVGDLFAVVPQLTDEVKSRKG from the coding sequence ATGGCTGAAGTTCTCGTCTATGTCGACCACGTGGACGGTGCCGTCCGCAAGCCCACCCTGGAGCTGCTGACGCTCGCCCGCCGCATCGGCGAGCCGGTCGCCGTCGCGCTCGGCAACGGTGCGGCCGACACCGCCGCCGTGCTCGCCGAGCACGGTGCGGTCAAGGTGCTCACCGCCGACGCCCCGGAGTTCTCCGACTACCTCGTCGTACCGAAGGTGGACGCCCTCCAGGCCGCCTACGACGCGGTGTCCCCGGCCGCCGTGCTCCTTCCCTCCTCCGCGGAGGCCAAGGAGATCGCCGCGCGCCTCGCGCTGCGCATCGGCTCCGGCATCATCACCGACGCCGTCGACCTGGAGGCCGGTGACGAGGGCCCGGTCGCGACGCAGTCCGCGTTCGCCGCCTCGTACACCACCAAGTCCCGCGTCTCCAAGGGTGTTCCGGTCATCACGGTCAAGCCGAACTCGGCCGCCGTCGAGGCCGCCCCGGCCGCGGGCGCCGTCGAGGCCCTCGCGGTCTCCTTCTCCGCGACGGCCACCGGCACCAAGGTCCTCTCGCGCACGCCGCGCGAGTCGACCGGGCGCCCGGAGCTGACCGAGGCCGCGATCGTCGTCTCCGGCGGCCGTGGCGTCAACGGCGCCGAGAACTTCGCGATCATCGAGGCGCTCGCCGACTCCCTCGGCGCGGCTGTCGGCGCCTCGCGCGCCGCGGTCGACGCCGGCTGGTACCCGCACACCAACCAGGTGGGCCAGACCGGCAAGTCGGTGTCCCCGCAGCTGTACATCGCCTCGGGCATCTCCGGCGCGATCCAGCACCGCGCCGGCATGCAGACCTCGAAGACCATCGTCGCGGTCAACAAGGACGCCGAGGCGCCCATCTTCGACCTCGTCGACTACGGCGTCGTCGGCGACCTGTTCGCCGTCGTCCCGCAGCTCACCGACGAGGTCAAGTCCCGCAAGGGCTGA
- a CDS encoding DUF6986 family protein, with protein sequence MGQQQKVATSLAGAVGEEISASLTEVDAELARRYPGDPGTRQPVHTVYVPADTFAATTIRSWGDQALAALDEHAADADVFASVLGIPQELAAPVHDRVRAKLEREPVEDLRIDFEDGYGPRPDAEEDEAAARAARLVAEAYADGTAAPYMGIRMKCMEAAVRDRGIRTTDIFLTGLMRAGGLPDGLVLTLPKVTYPEQVTAFVRLLEAFEQAHGLPAGRLGFEIQIETSQSILAADGTAAVARMIDAARGRATGLHYGTFDYSACVGVSPAYQASDHPAADHAKAVMQVAAAGTGVRVCDGSTNVLPVGPTQQVHDAWRLHHGLTRRALARAYYQGWDMHPGHLPTRYAAVYAFYREGLGQAASRLAAYVAKAGGDVMDEPATAKALSGYLLRGVDCGALDSAEVEAATGLTREDLDAFASPRRGALTVTAP encoded by the coding sequence ATGGGTCAGCAGCAGAAGGTGGCGACGAGCCTCGCCGGCGCGGTCGGTGAGGAGATCAGCGCCTCCCTGACGGAGGTGGACGCCGAGCTCGCCCGCCGCTACCCGGGAGACCCGGGGACGCGCCAGCCGGTCCACACCGTCTACGTACCCGCCGACACCTTCGCCGCCACCACCATCCGCAGCTGGGGCGACCAGGCCCTCGCGGCGCTCGACGAGCACGCCGCCGACGCCGACGTGTTCGCCTCGGTACTCGGGATCCCGCAGGAGCTCGCAGCGCCCGTCCACGACCGCGTACGCGCCAAGCTGGAGCGCGAGCCCGTCGAAGACCTCCGCATCGACTTCGAGGACGGTTACGGGCCGCGTCCGGACGCCGAGGAGGACGAGGCCGCGGCGCGTGCGGCCCGGCTGGTCGCCGAGGCGTACGCCGACGGGACGGCCGCGCCGTACATGGGCATCCGCATGAAGTGCATGGAAGCCGCCGTGCGGGACCGTGGTATCCGCACCACGGACATCTTCCTGACCGGCCTCATGCGGGCCGGAGGCCTTCCCGACGGGCTCGTCCTGACGCTGCCCAAGGTGACCTATCCCGAACAGGTCACCGCCTTCGTACGGCTCCTGGAGGCCTTCGAGCAGGCTCACGGTCTGCCGGCCGGGCGCCTCGGGTTCGAGATCCAGATCGAGACGAGCCAGTCGATCCTCGCCGCCGACGGCACCGCCGCCGTCGCCCGCATGATCGACGCCGCCCGCGGCCGGGCGACCGGCCTGCACTACGGCACCTTCGACTACAGCGCCTGCGTGGGCGTCAGCCCGGCCTACCAGGCGAGCGACCACCCCGCCGCCGACCACGCCAAGGCCGTCATGCAGGTCGCCGCGGCGGGTACCGGTGTGCGCGTCTGCGACGGCTCCACCAACGTGCTCCCGGTCGGACCCACCCAGCAGGTCCACGACGCCTGGCGCCTCCACCACGGCCTCACGCGCCGCGCTCTGGCCCGCGCCTACTACCAGGGCTGGGACATGCACCCCGGCCACCTGCCCACGCGCTACGCGGCCGTCTACGCCTTCTACCGCGAGGGTCTGGGCCAGGCCGCCTCCCGGCTCGCCGCCTACGTGGCCAAGGCCGGCGGGGACGTCATGGACGAGCCTGCCACCGCGAAGGCGCTCAGCGGCTATCTGCTGCGGGGCGTCGACTGCGGTGCCCTGGACTCCGCGGAGGTCGAGGCAGCGACAGGTCTGACCCGGGAAGACCTCGACGCCTTCGCGTCGCCCCGCCGTGGCGCGCTGACCGTGACGGCGCCGTGA
- a CDS encoding LacI family DNA-binding transcriptional regulator gives MAETTRHSESRYGNRPTMKDVAARAGVGLKTVSRVVNSEPGVTPDTERRVQEAIDALGFRRNDSARVLRKGRTASIGLVLEDLADPFYGPLSRAVEEVARAHGALLINGSSAEDPDREQELVLALCARRVDGLIVIPAGDDHRYLEPEMKAGIATVFVDRPAGRVEADMVLSDSFGGAREGVAHLVAHGHRRIGFVGDQPRIHTATERLRGYHTALTEAGIEVRDSWVSLGPTDPDRVRTAVETMLSGPEPVTALFSGNNRVTVTAVRVLAECDRRIALVGFDDIELADLLGITVISQDAAAVGRTAAEHLFRRLDGAGHPPARVELPTRLIPRGSGELPPA, from the coding sequence GTGGCCGAGACCACCCGTCATTCCGAGTCCCGCTACGGCAACAGGCCGACCATGAAGGACGTGGCGGCCCGAGCCGGAGTGGGCCTCAAGACGGTATCCCGGGTGGTGAACAGCGAACCCGGGGTCACCCCGGACACGGAACGCCGCGTGCAGGAGGCGATCGACGCCCTCGGCTTCCGCAGGAACGACAGCGCGCGTGTGCTGCGCAAGGGACGCACGGCCTCCATCGGACTCGTCCTCGAGGATCTCGCCGACCCCTTCTACGGGCCGCTGAGCCGCGCCGTGGAGGAGGTGGCCCGTGCCCACGGGGCCTTGCTGATCAACGGCTCCAGCGCCGAGGACCCGGACCGTGAGCAGGAGCTCGTCCTCGCGCTGTGCGCCCGCCGGGTCGACGGACTGATCGTGATTCCGGCGGGCGACGACCACCGCTACCTCGAGCCCGAGATGAAGGCCGGCATCGCCACCGTCTTCGTCGACCGCCCGGCGGGGCGGGTCGAGGCGGACATGGTCCTCTCGGACAGCTTCGGGGGCGCCCGCGAAGGCGTCGCGCATCTCGTCGCGCACGGGCACCGCAGGATCGGCTTCGTCGGCGACCAGCCGCGCATCCACACCGCGACGGAGCGACTGCGTGGCTACCACACCGCTCTGACGGAAGCCGGGATAGAGGTCCGGGACTCCTGGGTGTCCCTCGGTCCGACCGACCCCGACCGGGTGAGGACGGCCGTCGAGACCATGCTGTCCGGCCCCGAGCCGGTGACCGCGCTCTTCTCGGGCAACAACCGGGTGACCGTCACCGCAGTGCGCGTCCTCGCCGAGTGCGACCGCCGGATCGCACTGGTGGGCTTCGACGACATCGAGCTCGCCGACCTGCTCGGCATCACGGTCATCTCGCAGGACGCCGCCGCGGTCGGCCGGACCGCGGCGGAGCACCTGTTCCGGCGCCTGGACGGCGCGGGCCACCCGCCGGCCAGGGTCGAGCTCCCGACCCGGCTCATCCCCCGCGGTTCGGGGGAGCTGCCGCCGGCCTGA
- a CDS encoding ROK family protein yields MHTDLVAALDIGGTKIAGALVDGSGSLLVRAQRPTPAREGAESVMGAVSDILAELTASALWPRVSAVGIGSAGPVDATAGTVSPVNVPGWRGFPLVDRVSAATGGMPVSLVGDGVAMTAAEHWLGAARGFDNALCLVVSTGVGGGLVLGGKLHPGPSGNAGHIGHISVDLDGDLCPCGARGCVERIASGPNIARRALENGWRPGPDGDDTAAAVAAAARAGDPVAVASFGRAAQALAAGIAATATLTDIDIAVIGGGVAGAGEVLFAPLREALRDYATLSFVQGLTVTSAVMGTDAGLVGAAAAASALRPAAVNGVPAAAK; encoded by the coding sequence ATGCATACCGACCTCGTCGCCGCGCTCGACATCGGCGGCACCAAGATCGCCGGCGCGTTGGTGGACGGCAGTGGCTCCCTTCTCGTCCGGGCGCAGCGGCCGACGCCCGCGCGGGAGGGTGCCGAGTCGGTCATGGGCGCCGTGAGTGACATCCTGGCGGAACTGACCGCCTCCGCCCTGTGGCCCCGGGTGAGCGCGGTCGGGATCGGCAGCGCGGGCCCGGTCGACGCCACGGCGGGCACGGTCAGCCCGGTCAACGTCCCGGGCTGGCGCGGCTTCCCGCTCGTGGACCGTGTCTCCGCCGCTACCGGCGGGATGCCCGTCTCACTGGTCGGCGACGGGGTCGCGATGACTGCGGCCGAGCACTGGCTCGGGGCCGCCCGCGGCTTCGACAACGCGCTGTGCCTGGTCGTGTCCACCGGAGTCGGAGGCGGGCTCGTCCTCGGCGGAAAGCTGCACCCCGGCCCCTCGGGCAACGCCGGTCACATCGGTCACATCAGCGTCGACCTGGACGGTGACCTCTGCCCGTGCGGCGCGCGCGGCTGCGTCGAACGCATCGCCAGCGGGCCCAACATCGCCCGGCGTGCCCTGGAGAACGGCTGGCGCCCGGGGCCCGACGGCGACGACACGGCGGCCGCGGTGGCCGCCGCGGCGCGGGCCGGGGACCCGGTCGCCGTCGCTTCCTTCGGAAGGGCGGCCCAGGCCCTGGCAGCCGGGATCGCCGCCACCGCCACCCTGACCGACATCGACATCGCGGTGATAGGCGGGGGAGTGGCCGGCGCGGGCGAGGTGCTCTTCGCGCCGCTGCGCGAGGCCCTGCGCGACTACGCCACGCTCTCCTTCGTCCAGGGCCTCACGGTGACCTCCGCGGTGATGGGCACGGACGCCGGCCTGGTGGGCGCGGCGGCCGCGGCCTCGGCCCTCCGGCCTGCCGCGGTCAACGGCGTACCCGCCGCCGCGAAGTAG